The segment ACGCCGTGTAATTCTATCGAGTAAAATAAATTATTTTGAATCAGTAAATCTAAAATTCACATAAATCACTATCAATTACTATCTTGCTTTCATAATCAGAATACTCATAATCATTAGCACTTATGATTAATACTTTAAGTTTATTGTACAGTACAGTCTTATAGAAATCATCAATTTCTTCATCTGATATATAGTTTCTCAAATTTAGTAAAATAAAACATTTTTCGGAATCAAATTCTCTAACAAGCAACATATAATCTATTATTTTTTCAGCCAATGATTCATAGTCCTCTTTAAATTTAAAGTCAATTGTCTTTAGGATGTTTGATATATCATATTCATATATGAAATCAATATCATGGTCTATTTCTTCAGACAAAATTTTTGCATATTCACTTATAAATAGATATAATTCTTTAGTTTTTATTAAGAAATCTTCTCCTTGGGCGATTGTATCCATTTTCTTTAACAATTTCCCAATTAATGTCTTTTTATTAATTTCAAAAGGAATAAATTGAGTAATGATTTCAATATTTTTAGATATTTCTTTAGGAGAATTGTCTATGGAAAAGACAAATCTTCCTTTACAATTATTAATTTGTCCATATAATTCTGTAAGAATGCTTGTAAATAGCTTTTGGTTTTCTATCACCAATATATTTACTTTGCTTTCATTACTTAAGTTTATTATTTCACTTATTAATGGATGAACTAGTTTCATATTATAATTAGCCTTTCATCACTATTTATAACATCAGATTGATTTTCCCCAATCAAATACTCTGATTTAGAAAACTGTTTTTCTGTGATTGTGAGTATTTGAACCAATCCTTTAGGTGGTTTATTTTTTCTTAGATTGTCA is part of the Acetoanaerobium noterae genome and harbors:
- the csn2 gene encoding type II-A CRISPR-associated protein Csn2 — translated: MKLVHPLISEIINLSNESKVNILVIENQKLFTSILTELYGQINNCKGRFVFSIDNSPKEISKNIEIITQFIPFEINKKTLIGKLLKKMDTIAQGEDFLIKTKELYLFISEYAKILSEEIDHDIDFIYEYDISNILKTIDFKFKEDYESLAEKIIDYMLLVREFDSEKCFILLNLRNYISDEEIDDFYKTVLYNKLKVLIISANDYEYSDYESKIVIDSDLCEF